TCGCCGGAGTCGATCGCGCTCTGGCTGATCCCGACGGTCGCGATCTCCGGGTGGGTGAACACGTTCGCGGCGACCGTCTTCAGCTTGATCGGCGCCACACCCTCGCCGAGTGCGTGCCACATCGCGATCCGGCCCTGCATGCTGGCCACCGACGCGAGCATCAGCACGCCGGTGCAGTCGCCTGCCGCGTAGATGCCGGGAACGCTGGTGCGGGACACCCGGTCGACCGTGATGAACCCGCCGGGCCCGGGCTCGATGCCGACCCGCTCCAGGCCGATGTCCTTGGTGTTGGGCACCGAGCCGACGGTCATCAGCGCGTGGGTGCCCTCGATGATCCGGCCGTCCTGCAGGTGGACCTCGACGCCCTTCTCGGTGCGCTCGACCCGCTCGGCCCGCGCGTGCTTGACGACGGTGTTGCCGCGCTGGGCGAACACCTCCTCCAGCACGGCGGCGGCGTCCGCGTCCTCGTGCGGCAGGACGCGGTCGCGGCTGGAGACGAGGGTGACCTTGACGCCCATCTCGGTGTAGGCGGAGGCGAACTCGGCGCCGGTCACCCCGGACCCGACCACGACCAGGTGCTCGGGCAGTTCCGGCAGGTCGTAGAGCTGGCGCCAGTCGAGGATGCGCTCGCCGTCGGGCACCGCGCCGGGCAGCACGCGCGGGGTGGCGCCGGTGGCGATCAGGACGACGTCGGCGTCGAGCACGTCGACGTCGCCGGTGGCCTTCGTGACGCGGACCTTGTGGGTGGCCAGGCCGGGCTCGTCGTCGTCGAACCGGCCCTCACCGGTGAGGATCTTCACACCTTCGCGCTGCACGCGGGCGCGGATGTCGGCGGACTGGGCGAGCGCGAGGCCCTTGACCCGGCCGTGCACGGTGCGCAGGTCGACGCTCGTGTCGGCCATGTCGGTGATGATCCCCAGCTCACCCAGGCCGTGCATGTTCGCGCGGGCGCCGGAGGAGGCGATGAACGTCTTCGACGGGACGCAGTCGTAGAGCACGCACGCGCCGCCGAGCCCGTCCTTCTCGACGATCGTGACGTCGGCGCCGTGCTGTGCGGCCACCAGCGCCGCCTCGTAGCCCGCCGGTCCGCCGCCCATGATCACGATCCTGGTCACGTGGTCTCCTCCTCCTTACGCGCACCTCATCCACAACCTTAGGCCGCGACACCTGGAGTACGTCCGGTCGGGTGAGCGATGGGCGGCTAGGCTGTGCGCGTGCCGTTGTATGCCGCCTACGGGTCCAACATGGATCCGAATCAGATGATGGAGCGGGCGCCGCATTCGCCCATGGCCGGCACGGGCTGGCTGGAGGGGTGGCGGCTGACCTTCGGAGGCGAGGACCTCGGCTGGGAAGGCGCCCTGGCGACCATCGTCGAAGACCCGGGCTCCCGGGTCTTCGTCGTGCTGTACGACGTGACGCCGCTCGACGAGGCGCTGCTCGACCGCTGGGAAGGCGGCGAGCTGGGCATGCACAACAAGATCCGGCTGCGCGTGCAGACGATGGACGGCTCCGCGCTGGCCTGGCTGTACGTGCTGGACGCCTACGAGGGCGGTCTGCCGTCGGCCCGGTACCTGGGCGTGCTCGCCGACGCCGCCGAGGCGGCAGGCGCGCCGACGGACTACGTGGACGACCTGCGCACCCGCCCCTGCCGCGGCATCACATCCTGACCCCCGCCGCGTCCCACACTCAAGCTCGCGAGTCCCACGCTCACGGCGCTGAGTTCTACATTCGGCTTCAACTCGCGAGCCCACCTGCCTGGAACGCGAGCACGCCGCGATCACACGCGCCGACGCCCTGGTCTACCGCCGCCGCTGCATCGAATCCGGCTGCCCCTGGACCACCGGCAAAGCCGAACGCTTCAACCGCAGCCTGCTCACCGAATTCGCCCACGCCCAGCCCTGGACCTTCTAACACTCACCGCCTGGCAACCTTGCCCGCGCGCGACCTCGTTCGCCACACCATTCGGTAGCTGCATGTGTCCACAATGTCGCAGAGAGTGCCTCCCGGAAGGCGGCACACAACATCTGTGGACAACTCGGCGCCCCTGTGGACAACTGTGCACGCAGAACTCGCGGTTGTCAGGCCAGGGCGGCCAGTGCGGTGTGGACCAGGACGCGGACGCCGACGTGCAGCGCGCACTCGTCCAGTTCGAACGTGGGGCGGTGCAGGTCGCGCTGGTCGCCCTCGCCGGACCACACGCCGAGGCGGCAGAAGGCGCCCGGCACGTGCTCCAGGTACCAGGCGAAGTCCTCGCCGCCGGACGACTGTTCCGTACCGGTCACCGCATCGTCGCCGAGGGCCGCCTCGATGCCGGCACGCAGCAGCGCCGTGCTGTCCTCGTCGCCGACGACCGGCGGCACCCCGCGGCGGTAGTCGAGCTCGAAACCGACCCCGTAGGGCGTCAGCAGCGACTCCACCGACGACCGGACGAGCGGCTCCAGCGCCTTCCACACCTCGTGGTCGGCCGTCCGCAGCGTGCCGCGCAGCACGCCCTCCTCGGGCACCGCGTTGGCGGCCTGCCCGGCGTGCACCGCGCCCCACACCAGCACGGTGCCTGAGCGCGGGTCGACCCGCCGGGACAGCAGCGACGGCAGCGAGGTGATCGCGACG
The window above is part of the Amycolatopsis thermoflava N1165 genome. Proteins encoded here:
- a CDS encoding NAD(P)H-quinone dehydrogenase, producing MTRIVIMGGGPAGYEAALVAAQHGADVTIVEKDGLGGACVLYDCVPSKTFIASSGARANMHGLGELGIITDMADTSVDLRTVHGRVKGLALAQSADIRARVQREGVKILTGEGRFDDDEPGLATHKVRVTKATGDVDVLDADVVLIATGATPRVLPGAVPDGERILDWRQLYDLPELPEHLVVVGSGVTGAEFASAYTEMGVKVTLVSSRDRVLPHEDADAAAVLEEVFAQRGNTVVKHARAERVERTEKGVEVHLQDGRIIEGTHALMTVGSVPNTKDIGLERVGIEPGPGGFITVDRVSRTSVPGIYAAGDCTGVLMLASVASMQGRIAMWHALGEGVAPIKLKTVAANVFTHPEIATVGISQSAIDSGEVPARTIMLPLATNARAKMEGLRRGFVKLFCRPATGVIVGGVVVAPTASELILPIALAVQNQLTVDHLALTFAVYPSLSGSITEAARQLMRHDDLD
- a CDS encoding gamma-glutamylcyclotransferase — its product is MPLYAAYGSNMDPNQMMERAPHSPMAGTGWLEGWRLTFGGEDLGWEGALATIVEDPGSRVFVVLYDVTPLDEALLDRWEGGELGMHNKIRLRVQTMDGSALAWLYVLDAYEGGLPSARYLGVLADAAEAAGAPTDYVDDLRTRPCRGITS